The genomic DNA CAGTAGCCACACCATGCATATGAAGTGAAGGACGCCCTTCGCTCCATGCTATCGATCCGGTAAGACTGCCCATTTCGACGCGCTTAAACTCTTTCGGATTAAACTTTTTCTTGTTAAAGTCGTAAAAGCCAAAGATGGCGCTTCCGGCAAATCCCAATCCAAAGAAACTGGCAGCCGGCACCTTTTCACGAACGGCCAGCTTTTCAATTTCAGCAAATACATTGTCGCCCTCACGAAGAACCATCAGGTAGCCTGTGGGCGTTTTAACATACCGCTGTTTACAGGTATCGCTTTGTGCGCTGGCGCTTTTTATCAACAAGCCTCCAAGCAGCAACATCCCTATTGCTTTTAACATGCCACCAGTTATTTTAAGATAAATAAATTGCGTTTGCCGGCCATTCCGGATCAACTGTCATGCTGAAGACATCAATTATAAAGCCATATCCCCGATATAAGCTCA from Filimonas effusa includes the following:
- a CDS encoding PPC domain-containing DNA-binding protein; this encodes MLKAIGMLLLGGLLIKSASAQSDTCKQRYVKTPTGYLMVLREGDNVFAEIEKLAVREKVPAASFFGLGFAGSAIFGFYDFNKKKFNPKEFKRVEMGSLTGSIAWSEGRPSLHMHGVATDEKFQAFGGHLLSLAVGTGSMEITVMVHDQKRERKVEQPLNANVLQLPSCEGAR